A genomic region of Thermodesulfobium narugense DSM 14796 contains the following coding sequences:
- a CDS encoding beta-ketoacyl-ACP synthase III, whose product MKVKDVGIYGWGSCVPEGVVTNFELEGMVLTSDEWIRERTGILKRHVACRGEKTSNLAITALQNALKLGNVKPDEIDLIIVATSSPDMLFPATACIVQDAIGAKKAAAFDLSLACTGFVYALCVGAQFIQNNAYKCVAVIGADILTRFIDWSDRKTAILFGDGAGACILKSKPGNEWWFFLGSDGSGADHLKISGSGSSDHDRFGTSQKRLPTIQMNGQEVFKFAVRSMVQSVKNVIEESKLSFDDISKIVPHQANKRIIESVRKHLKLDNEKFYVNVERFGNTSAASIPIAIDEAYRSGVIRSGDKIVLAAFGAGFAFGSGLISL is encoded by the coding sequence GTGAAAGTTAAAGACGTAGGAATATACGGTTGGGGTTCATGTGTACCTGAAGGCGTAGTTACAAATTTTGAGCTTGAAGGTATGGTTTTGACCTCTGATGAGTGGATAAGAGAGAGAACTGGTATATTAAAAAGACATGTTGCATGTAGAGGAGAAAAAACGTCTAATTTGGCTATTACTGCTTTGCAAAATGCATTAAAATTAGGAAACGTAAAACCTGATGAAATTGATCTAATTATTGTGGCAACGTCTTCTCCAGATATGCTTTTCCCTGCTACTGCGTGTATAGTACAGGATGCTATTGGAGCAAAAAAAGCAGCTGCTTTTGATTTGTCTCTGGCATGTACTGGTTTTGTATATGCACTTTGTGTAGGAGCACAATTTATACAAAACAATGCTTACAAATGTGTTGCGGTTATTGGAGCAGATATTCTTACAAGATTTATTGACTGGTCCGATAGAAAGACTGCAATACTTTTTGGAGATGGTGCGGGCGCCTGTATTTTGAAGAGTAAGCCTGGCAATGAGTGGTGGTTTTTTTTGGGAAGTGATGGAAGTGGAGCAGATCACCTGAAGATATCTGGAAGTGGTTCTAGCGATCACGATCGCTTTGGAACTTCTCAAAAAAGATTGCCAACTATACAAATGAACGGACAGGAGGTTTTTAAATTCGCTGTAAGGTCTATGGTCCAATCCGTAAAGAATGTTATTGAAGAATCAAAATTAAGCTTTGATGATATATCAAAGATTGTTCCTCATCAGGCAAACAAGAGGATAATAGAATCTGTAAGAAAACATCTTAAGCTAGATAACGAAAAGTTTTATGTGAATGTGGAACGCTTTGGCAATACTTCTGCAGCATCAATACCTATTGCTATTGACGAAGCCTATAGATCTGGCGTTATCAGATCGGGCGATAAAATAGTTCTTGCTGCGTTTGGAGCCGGTTTTGCATTTGGATCGGGGTTGATATCTTTATGA
- a CDS encoding NAD(P)H-dependent flavin oxidoreductase yields the protein MKSSILKPLKFGKITIPLPILQGGMAIRVSTAPLAGAVAREGAGGIIAATGMGDEELINQIRLAREISEGNGAIGINVMFAYSEFERVVKTAIAEGIDFIATGAGFSRDIYKWAKESETPILPIVSSAKLAKLAEKLGASAIILEGTEAGGHLGTDRSTWDIMPEILEVISIPLIVAGGIYSGKEMARALKMGASGVQVATRFVLSEECDVSPVFKKVLLEAKAEDVVKIMSSVGFPGRAILTPLSKKIIEGNPPKPKVCEGCIKKCTRSFCIRLALESARLGDYENGLFFSGSNVFRYNDILPVKTIIENFVREAEEELS from the coding sequence TTGAAGAGCAGCATCCTTAAACCACTTAAGTTTGGGAAAATAACGATCCCCCTGCCGATTTTGCAGGGGGGAATGGCTATTAGGGTATCGACTGCGCCCCTTGCAGGAGCTGTAGCAAGGGAAGGTGCAGGTGGCATTATTGCGGCAACAGGTATGGGTGACGAAGAACTTATAAATCAAATCAGATTAGCAAGAGAGATTTCTGAAGGTAATGGAGCTATTGGCATAAACGTAATGTTTGCTTATAGCGAATTTGAGAGAGTAGTTAAAACAGCTATTGCAGAGGGAATTGATTTTATTGCTACTGGTGCCGGGTTTTCGAGAGATATCTATAAATGGGCTAAAGAATCTGAAACACCGATTTTACCCATTGTTTCTTCTGCTAAATTGGCCAAACTTGCCGAGAAGTTGGGAGCAAGTGCGATAATACTTGAAGGTACAGAAGCAGGAGGTCATTTGGGGACTGACAGATCTACCTGGGACATTATGCCTGAAATTTTGGAAGTTATTTCTATTCCGCTTATAGTAGCTGGTGGAATTTATTCTGGCAAAGAAATGGCCAGGGCTTTGAAGATGGGTGCCAGTGGAGTTCAGGTAGCCACAAGGTTTGTTCTTTCAGAAGAATGTGATGTTAGCCCTGTCTTTAAAAAAGTACTATTAGAAGCAAAAGCTGAAGATGTAGTTAAGATAATGAGTTCGGTGGGCTTTCCCGGAAGGGCCATTCTTACTCCGTTATCAAAAAAGATTATTGAAGGCAATCCCCCTAAGCCGAAAGTATGTGAGGGTTGTATTAAAAAGTGTACTCGATCGTTTTGTATTAGATTAGCTCTAGAATCGGCAAGGCTTGGTGATTATGAAAATGGACTTTTCTTCAGCGGTTCAAACGTTTTCAGGTATAATGATATTCTTCCCGTGAAGACAATTATAGAAAATTTTGTACGTGAAGCCGAGGAGGAGCTGTCATGA
- a CDS encoding M48 family metallopeptidase translates to MQQTGYLFIFLVITVNLFGVFLEFLNLRNININNLEKIKKIFTVENPTSLIKYQKSKIAIQIVKGVVEILVFFYLFATNIIQSISKEIYKLQTFEFIKAFLLFVSFYVALKVVELPFIIIDTFYIEKFFGFSKITKKLFLKDMCLQTILGAILLFVVLFIIINFICISGPIWWILSSCFLILLSFFILYIYPIFIAPMFNKFTPLTDTELELKIKDILEKTGFSLENVYVMDASKRSTHSNAYFTGFGKKKRLVLFDTFLKNHNHSEIISVLSHELGHFKHNHIIKMFLLNALVIFLAMFVSEKLLQMNFVTNIFGFNNSLYNKIFIIFTIFLPLGNIIFNLIFMPILRLNEYQADEFAIKLTMDPETFKNTLVKLYKDNLSNPVPHPLYVFFNYSHPPLVERIRHIFSFYDKYKANLKKST, encoded by the coding sequence TTGCAGCAGACAGGCTACTTATTTATTTTTCTTGTGATAACAGTAAATTTGTTTGGAGTTTTCTTAGAATTTTTAAATCTCAGGAATATTAACATAAATAATTTAGAAAAAATTAAAAAAATATTCACTGTGGAAAATCCAACATCCTTAATAAAATACCAAAAGTCAAAAATAGCTATTCAAATAGTTAAAGGAGTTGTAGAGATCCTTGTATTTTTTTATTTGTTTGCAACAAATATTATCCAATCAATATCAAAAGAAATATATAAGCTCCAAACATTTGAATTTATAAAGGCCTTTTTATTATTTGTCTCTTTTTACGTAGCACTTAAAGTAGTTGAGTTGCCCTTTATTATTATTGATACCTTCTACATTGAAAAATTTTTCGGCTTTAGTAAAATAACAAAAAAATTGTTTTTAAAGGATATGTGCCTGCAAACAATTTTGGGAGCAATTTTGCTTTTTGTGGTCTTGTTCATAATAATAAACTTTATATGCATATCAGGGCCAATTTGGTGGATATTATCTTCTTGTTTTCTTATATTGTTAAGCTTTTTTATTCTATATATCTATCCCATATTTATTGCCCCAATGTTTAACAAGTTCACACCTCTAACAGATACAGAATTGGAATTAAAGATAAAGGATATTCTGGAAAAAACAGGGTTTTCCCTTGAAAACGTCTACGTAATGGACGCATCAAAGAGATCGACTCACTCAAATGCATATTTTACAGGTTTTGGAAAGAAAAAAAGATTGGTCCTATTTGATACATTTCTTAAAAATCACAATCACTCTGAGATAATATCAGTTCTATCTCACGAATTAGGTCATTTCAAACACAATCACATTATTAAAATGTTCTTGCTAAACGCTTTAGTAATATTTTTGGCCATGTTTGTTAGCGAAAAACTGCTTCAAATGAACTTTGTAACTAATATCTTTGGTTTTAACAATTCTTTGTATAACAAAATATTTATAATATTCACAATATTCTTGCCTCTTGGAAACATTATTTTTAATTTGATATTTATGCCTATATTGAGATTAAATGAATATCAAGCGGATGAATTTGCGATAAAACTAACTATGGATCCCGAAACTTTTAAAAATACTCTTGTTAAATTATACAAAGATAACCTATCAAATCCTGTACCTCACCCACTCTATGTATTCTTCAACTATTCACATCCGCCTTTAGTAGAAAGAATAAGACACATATTTAGCTTTTATGACAAATACAAAGCCAACTTAAAAAAATCTACCTAA
- the rpmF gene encoding 50S ribosomal protein L32 — protein MGVPKKRRSKMRQNTRRPYIIEGDLPNIIGCPHCGAPTLAHRACSKCGTYRGRVVLTTKAEKAEE, from the coding sequence GTGGGAGTACCAAAAAAGCGTCGTTCTAAAATGCGTCAAAATACTAGAAGACCGTATATTATAGAAGGAGATTTACCAAATATTATTGGTTGTCCTCATTGTGGGGCCCCAACACTTGCGCATAGAGCATGTTCTAAATGTGGAACGTATAGAGGAAGGGTTGTACTTACAACCAAAGCAGAAAAGGCGGAAGAATAA
- a CDS encoding MOSC domain-containing protein: MKGKVVNCAISTERGVPKSSVQCIELIENYGAVGDAHAGLSQRQISVSSLSTYSKGIAKELNLKPGDYADNITVEGIDVYKMGIGTKFKIGQEAILQIVEIGKGPNEHLEKSRYLQFNRPHNQMLKEGVFCKVLKGGKVCVGDIVDFDI; encoded by the coding sequence TTGAAAGGCAAAGTTGTAAACTGTGCTATTTCAACTGAAAGAGGAGTTCCGAAAAGCAGCGTTCAATGCATTGAACTTATTGAAAATTATGGCGCAGTTGGAGATGCGCATGCTGGTCTTTCTCAAAGACAAATTAGTGTATCAAGCCTCTCTACGTATTCAAAAGGAATTGCAAAAGAACTTAACTTGAAGCCAGGCGACTATGCTGATAATATTACAGTTGAAGGAATAGATGTATATAAGATGGGTATAGGTACTAAATTTAAAATTGGACAAGAGGCTATATTACAAATAGTTGAAATAGGCAAGGGGCCAAATGAGCATCTTGAAAAATCTAGATATTTGCAGTTTAATAGACCTCACAATCAGATGTTAAAAGAGGGCGTATTTTGTAAAGTTTTAAAAGGTGGTAAGGTTTGTGTAGGTGATATTGTAGATTTTGACATTTGA
- the plsX gene encoding phosphate acyltransferase PlsX, giving the protein MISIAFDLLGGDKAPEETVRGLVLAMETRSDFITYAVATKDVFDRYQKILNPFLSSGRLKEITCENVFEMDDEPVKAWKEKKGSNLHKMVDLVNEGFASGCISLGSTGGCLVAGTLGIGRLKGIERPAIGVLLPSKQGGFLLIDAGANVDVKPKNILDFARMGSVYMKFLGFEDPSVGLFNVGEEKSKGDRLRQESYELLSRSDINFVGNMEGKDAFFGKCSILVCDGFIGNIFLKTTEGVSDYLRYEMRDAIRQSFMTRLGGMLLYPALARIVKRADYSNYGAAPLLGVKKVFLIGHGRSGRIAAKNAILQTVKLCSENLIEKVKIVGES; this is encoded by the coding sequence TTGATTTCTATAGCTTTTGACCTTTTAGGCGGAGATAAAGCACCAGAGGAGACTGTGCGCGGTCTCGTTCTTGCAATGGAAACGAGATCGGATTTTATTACTTATGCTGTAGCTACAAAAGACGTTTTTGATAGATACCAAAAAATCTTAAATCCTTTTTTGTCTTCTGGCAGATTAAAAGAAATTACTTGTGAAAACGTTTTTGAAATGGATGATGAGCCTGTAAAAGCTTGGAAAGAAAAAAAAGGTTCTAACTTGCATAAGATGGTAGATTTAGTTAATGAAGGATTTGCTTCTGGTTGTATATCTTTGGGTAGCACTGGTGGTTGTTTGGTAGCAGGCACATTGGGGATAGGTAGGCTAAAAGGTATTGAGAGACCTGCTATAGGTGTTCTTTTGCCTTCAAAGCAAGGGGGGTTTCTTCTAATTGATGCAGGAGCAAATGTTGACGTAAAGCCCAAAAATATTTTGGATTTTGCTAGAATGGGCAGCGTATATATGAAATTTCTTGGCTTTGAAGATCCAAGTGTAGGTCTTTTTAATGTGGGAGAAGAAAAAAGCAAGGGGGACAGACTAAGGCAAGAGTCATATGAGCTTCTTTCGAGAAGTGATATTAATTTTGTTGGAAATATGGAAGGAAAGGATGCTTTTTTTGGTAAGTGTAGCATTCTCGTTTGTGATGGATTTATTGGAAATATTTTTTTGAAAACTACAGAAGGAGTTTCAGATTATTTAAGATATGAAATGAGAGATGCTATAAGACAAAGTTTTATGACAAGATTAGGCGGAATGCTTTTATATCCTGCTTTGGCAAGAATAGTGAAACGTGCTGATTACTCCAATTATGGTGCTGCCCCTCTTTTGGGTGTAAAGAAGGTTTTTTTGATTGGGCATGGAAGAAGTGGACGTATTGCAGCGAAGAATGCTATATTACAGACTGTAAAGCTTTGTTCTGAAAATCTAATAGAAAAGGTAAAAATCGTAGGTGAAAGTTAA
- a CDS encoding ACP S-malonyltransferase — MSKKTVLLFPGQGSQYLNMHLKLSEKSQEFIRKMLEDLDLTNILKLMSTSEESLLPTNVSQVAILATSLGFLKDLTDKDFCFEASAGHSLGEYGALVASGVLSFKDALKSVYVRGRLMGECAAKRGGSMVALLGFDIKMIESLCKEASRFGVCVVANENSNQQIVVSGENSAIDWVLENYKSFEIKKAIKLKVEGAFHSPLMEDAAKEFRKFLESLEFKDFKIPVYKNIDGLPYKDNKDIPDILSKQIISPVKWTDTIENIIRDGYESCVEVGPKNILTTMLRRWTKLECSALDGE, encoded by the coding sequence ATGAGTAAAAAGACTGTTTTGCTCTTTCCAGGACAGGGATCTCAATATTTGAATATGCACTTAAAGTTGAGCGAAAAGTCGCAAGAATTTATAAGAAAAATGTTAGAAGATTTAGATTTGACAAATATATTAAAATTAATGTCAACATCTGAGGAATCTTTGTTGCCTACTAATGTTTCACAAGTTGCTATTTTAGCTACAAGCTTAGGTTTTTTGAAAGATCTAACTGATAAGGACTTTTGTTTTGAGGCTTCAGCCGGTCATAGTCTTGGTGAATATGGAGCTCTGGTTGCTTCAGGTGTACTTTCCTTCAAAGATGCTCTGAAATCTGTTTATGTTAGAGGACGTCTTATGGGTGAGTGCGCCGCAAAACGTGGAGGTAGTATGGTAGCTTTGCTGGGATTTGATATAAAGATGATTGAATCTCTTTGTAAAGAGGCTTCACGCTTTGGTGTGTGTGTTGTAGCAAATGAAAATTCTAATCAGCAAATAGTAGTTTCGGGTGAAAACAGTGCAATAGACTGGGTTTTGGAAAATTATAAAAGTTTTGAGATAAAGAAAGCTATAAAGTTAAAAGTAGAAGGTGCATTTCATTCTCCTCTGATGGAGGACGCAGCAAAGGAATTTAGAAAATTTTTAGAGAGTTTGGAATTTAAAGATTTTAAAATTCCAGTTTATAAAAATATTGATGGGCTTCCTTATAAAGATAATAAAGATATTCCAGATATTTTGTCAAAGCAAATAATTAGTCCAGTAAAGTGGACTGATACTATTGAGAATATTATTCGTGATGGATATGAAAGTTGTGTTGAAGTTGGTCCCAAAAATATACTTACAACAATGTTAAGGCGCTGGACTAAACTAGAGTGCAGTGCCTTAGATGGAGAGTGA
- a CDS encoding ubiquinone/menaquinone biosynthesis methyltransferase: MPKKELVLETFSKISNVYDYMNDFMTFGMHRDWKNLLVKETFKFYKGSDVLDIGSGTGDLVFLIKKKFPDVKVVALDINDNMIEKLRYRLERKKIKDVEIVKSFAEDMPFENESFGAVVSSYTVRNLEDVEKSFKEIYRITKKPGVFGFLELSEPKVFKNLFWLYLDKILPFFGGKIGCREEYEYLGQSLRAFLSPEKIALLLKSVGFKKVYIAHVCAGVSTIYIAVKQ; this comes from the coding sequence GTGCCAAAAAAAGAATTAGTTTTGGAAACGTTTTCTAAAATATCAAATGTTTATGATTATATGAATGATTTCATGACCTTTGGCATGCACAGAGATTGGAAAAACTTGCTTGTAAAGGAAACTTTTAAATTTTATAAAGGCTCAGACGTTCTTGATATAGGAAGCGGAACAGGCGATCTGGTTTTTTTGATCAAAAAAAAATTTCCAGATGTTAAAGTTGTAGCTCTTGATATAAACGATAACATGATTGAAAAATTAAGATATAGGTTAGAGAGAAAAAAAATTAAAGATGTAGAAATTGTAAAATCTTTTGCTGAAGACATGCCTTTTGAAAATGAATCTTTTGGTGCTGTTGTTTCTTCTTATACTGTTAGAAATCTGGAAGATGTAGAGAAATCTTTTAAAGAGATATACAGGATTACAAAGAAACCAGGAGTTTTTGGCTTTCTTGAACTTTCTGAGCCAAAGGTTTTTAAGAATTTGTTTTGGCTTTATTTAGATAAAATTTTGCCCTTTTTTGGGGGTAAGATAGGTTGTAGAGAAGAATATGAGTATCTTGGGCAATCTCTTAGAGCTTTTTTGTCACCCGAAAAGATTGCCCTTTTACTAAAAAGTGTAGGCTTTAAAAAGGTTTATATTGCACATGTATGTGCGGGGGTTAGTACTATTTATATTGCAGTAAAGCAATAA
- a CDS encoding acyl carrier protein, with protein MSENEIFDRVKKIISNQLGIEEGTIEMNSSFVDDLGADSLDTVEMVMAFEEEFGVEIPDKEVEKIKTVGDAVKFLYEKVGE; from the coding sequence ATGAGTGAAAACGAAATATTTGATAGAGTTAAAAAGATTATTTCAAATCAGCTTGGAATAGAAGAGGGAACAATAGAGATGAATTCTTCCTTTGTTGACGATTTGGGAGCTGACTCGTTAGACACAGTTGAGATGGTTATGGCTTTCGAGGAGGAATTTGGAGTTGAAATTCCAGATAAAGAGGTTGAGAAAATTAAAACTGTTGGAGATGCTGTAAAATTCCTATACGAGAAAGTAGGAGAATAG
- a CDS encoding YceD family protein, with amino-acid sequence MRVDVSQILDDVGSSIRIKTQEAAQFDEPSLEFCSPIDFDLTLTNVGKAILVQGKIKGTLVMECAICLNKFKQKIEFELNDEFVKGKPNEDQFAIHGKEIDLSELLRQEFLLWFPMKPVCVLCREDIKEVNISGSTKKASF; translated from the coding sequence ATGAGAGTAGATGTCTCGCAAATCCTTGATGATGTGGGAAGCAGTATTAGAATTAAGACTCAAGAAGCTGCTCAATTTGACGAGCCCTCTCTTGAATTTTGTTCGCCAATTGATTTTGATTTGACTTTGACAAATGTAGGAAAAGCTATATTGGTACAGGGCAAAATTAAGGGAACGCTTGTGATGGAGTGTGCAATCTGTCTTAATAAGTTTAAGCAGAAGATTGAGTTTGAGCTTAACGATGAATTTGTTAAGGGTAAGCCTAATGAGGATCAATTTGCAATTCATGGTAAAGAAATTGATCTTTCGGAGCTATTGAGGCAGGAGTTTTTGTTGTGGTTTCCAATGAAACCTGTTTGTGTTCTTTGTAGAGAAGATATTAAGGAGGTTAATATTAGTGGGAGTACCAAAAAAGCGTCGTTCTAA
- the fabF gene encoding beta-ketoacyl-ACP synthase II, translated as MKKRVVITGMGCVTPLGNDVDTFWNMLKNGKSGIIRIDDFKQVFPSMIAGRVKNFAPERYFDKKDVRRTSKFVQFAVAAAQEAMEDSGLLDVADRTNIGVCIGSGVGGIDIMEEQAVVLYEKGPMKGSPFMVPMMIVNMASGYVAIKFGLKGPNFAPVSACASSNHAIGEAFRSIVYGDADVMLCGGAEAAVTPLAINGFCVMRALSTCRNDTPELASRPFDKSRDGFVMGEGSGIIVLEELEHALKRGAKIYAELVGYGASCDAYHMAAPDPSGDGAYTCINRALKDAAISYEEIDLVNAHATSTPAGDEGELKAIKRVFKEHAKNIFITSNKSMIGHLLGAAGAVELIATIMSLRENFAPPTINLDDPCDEAEGLNLVPNKGQEMKRCEYAISNSFGFGGHNACLIIKKFRG; from the coding sequence ATGAAAAAACGTGTAGTTATTACAGGAATGGGCTGTGTTACCCCGCTTGGCAATGATGTAGATACATTTTGGAATATGCTTAAAAATGGAAAAAGTGGCATAATAAGAATTGACGATTTTAAGCAAGTATTTCCATCTATGATTGCTGGTAGGGTAAAAAACTTTGCTCCTGAAAGATATTTTGATAAAAAGGATGTAAGACGTACTTCTAAGTTTGTTCAATTTGCTGTTGCTGCTGCTCAAGAAGCAATGGAAGATTCAGGTCTTTTAGATGTAGCAGATAGAACCAATATAGGCGTATGTATTGGTTCAGGCGTTGGCGGAATAGATATTATGGAAGAACAAGCTGTGGTACTTTATGAAAAAGGGCCAATGAAAGGATCGCCATTTATGGTTCCTATGATGATTGTAAATATGGCTTCCGGCTACGTAGCTATTAAGTTTGGACTAAAAGGTCCCAACTTTGCACCTGTTTCTGCCTGTGCTTCAAGTAATCACGCTATTGGAGAGGCATTTAGAAGTATAGTTTACGGAGATGCAGATGTAATGCTTTGTGGGGGAGCAGAGGCTGCTGTTACACCACTTGCAATAAATGGTTTTTGTGTGATGAGGGCATTGTCTACCTGTAGAAACGATACGCCAGAACTTGCAAGCAGGCCATTTGATAAGTCAAGAGATGGCTTTGTAATGGGAGAGGGATCTGGCATAATAGTTTTAGAGGAGTTGGAACATGCTTTAAAAAGAGGTGCTAAGATTTATGCCGAACTTGTGGGTTACGGCGCATCTTGCGATGCATATCATATGGCAGCCCCGGATCCTTCAGGTGATGGCGCATATACGTGTATAAATAGGGCCTTGAAGGATGCAGCTATATCATATGAAGAAATAGATTTGGTGAATGCGCATGCAACAAGCACTCCTGCAGGCGATGAAGGTGAGTTGAAAGCTATAAAGAGAGTTTTTAAGGAACACGCAAAAAATATTTTTATTACTTCAAATAAGTCGATGATAGGACATTTGCTCGGTGCAGCTGGTGCTGTAGAACTAATTGCTACTATTATGTCTTTGAGGGAAAATTTTGCGCCACCTACCATCAATCTTGACGATCCTTGTGATGAGGCTGAAGGGTTGAATCTTGTGCCAAATAAGGGGCAGGAAATGAAAAGGTGTGAATATGCTATATCTAATTCCTTTGGATTTGGCGGACATAATGCCTGCTTGATAATTAAAAAGTTTAGAGGCTAA
- the fabG gene encoding 3-oxoacyl-[acyl-carrier-protein] reductase, with amino-acid sequence MTLEGKVAIVTGSSRGIGKAIAKAFAVEGAKVLINYASNDEAAKKIKEELVSMGCTVEIFKASVEKESEVKALFEQVDTLFGRIDILVNNAGITRDALILRMTESQWDEVIDVNLKAAFLCSKEAAKRMIKQKSGRIINISSVIGQIGNPGQANYSASKSGLFGLTKSLAKELGSRGILVNSIAPGYIVTDMTSGLSDEIRNKLLSSIALGRLGTPEDVAEVALWLANSANYVTGQIISVNGGMF; translated from the coding sequence ATGACGTTAGAAGGAAAGGTGGCCATAGTTACTGGTTCAAGCAGAGGTATAGGTAAGGCTATAGCTAAAGCCTTTGCTGTGGAGGGGGCGAAAGTTTTGATTAATTATGCCTCTAACGATGAAGCAGCTAAGAAAATTAAAGAAGAATTAGTTAGTATGGGTTGTACAGTTGAAATTTTTAAGGCATCAGTTGAAAAAGAAAGTGAAGTGAAAGCGCTTTTTGAACAAGTAGACACTTTATTTGGCAGAATAGACATCCTTGTGAATAATGCTGGCATAACAAGAGATGCATTAATATTAAGAATGACAGAATCCCAATGGGATGAAGTAATAGATGTGAACCTTAAAGCTGCTTTTTTGTGTTCGAAGGAGGCAGCTAAAAGAATGATAAAACAAAAGAGCGGCAGAATTATAAATATTTCTTCAGTTATTGGGCAAATAGGAAATCCAGGTCAGGCTAATTATTCTGCTTCAAAATCGGGATTATTTGGGTTGACGAAATCTCTTGCAAAAGAACTGGGTTCAAGAGGAATACTTGTCAATTCTATTGCTCCTGGTTATATTGTTACAGATATGACCTCAGGGCTTTCTGATGAGATAAGGAACAAATTACTTTCATCGATTGCCCTAGGTAGGCTCGGTACTCCTGAAGACGTTGCAGAAGTTGCGTTGTGGTTGGCTAATTCTGCGAATTACGTAACTGGGCAGATTATTTCTGTAAATGGTGGCATGTTTTAA